The following are encoded together in the Lytechinus variegatus isolate NC3 chromosome 19, Lvar_3.0, whole genome shotgun sequence genome:
- the LOC121406010 gene encoding uncharacterized protein LOC121406010 isoform X1 gives MTSSPQYVRVSLIGQAKYLRQFKITSIIHLTSGIALVILGIAAAATRATWSFYAAPIWSGILFFIVPGIVGLCAAQQKQHHLTAAYIGLSATCSLISIGLFVLYCWIITLERTLGHRFYSYCNPLDFLEFDCPSSVAGRIVIEVLIALISLMTFFASIFGTLFGSCFNCTCCAACVKECYSDAPQCCQCCSCCGQQSNEVSAESFTTVTADGSLRLEVSSRGPKPEASDQPPKASSGNEPV, from the exons ATGACGTCGAGTCCACAGTACGTTCGCGTATCGCTCATAGGACAGGCAAAATACCTGCGTCAGTTTAAG ATAACCTCCATCATTCACCTAACCAGTGGTATAGCATTGGTGATCCTCGGAATCGCTGCTGCTGCTACCAGAGCCACATGGTCTTTCTATGCAGCACCGATATGGTCCGGCATTCTG tTTTTCATCGTTCCTGGAATCGTTGGCCTGTGTGCCGCACAGCAGAAACAGCATCACTTG ACGGCTGCTTACATAGGATTGTCGGCGACGTGTAGCTTGATCTCAATAGGTCTGTTTGTCTTGTACTGCTGGATCATTACGCTCGAGAGAACGCTCGGACACAGATTTTACTCGTACTGCAATCCCCTTGATTTCCTGGAGTTTGACTGCCCCTCATCTGTA gCTGGTCGAATAGTGATCGAGGTTCTGATAGCACTCATTTCTTTGATGACGTTCTTTGCGTCCATTTTTGGAACGTTGTTCGGAAGTTGCTTCAACTGCACATGTTGCGCCGCCTGTGTCAAGGAGTGTTACAGCGACGCCCCTCAGTGCTGCCAGTGTTGCTCGTGTTGTGGGCAACAATCAAATGAGGTATCG GCTGAAAGTTTTACTACTGTTACAGCAGATGGTTCTCTTCGACTAGAAG TCTCATCCAGAGGACCCAAACCAGAAGCCTCGGATCAGCCACCCAAGGCTTCCTCTGGCAATGAACCCGTGTGA
- the LOC121406010 gene encoding uncharacterized protein LOC121406010 isoform X2, protein MTSSPQYVRVSLIGQAKYLRQFKITSIIHLTSGIALVILGIAAAATRATWSFYAAPIWSGILFFIVPGIVGLCAAQQKQHHLTAAYIGLSATCSLISIGLFVLYCWIITLERTLGHRFYSYCNPLDFLEFDCPSSVAGRIVIEVLIALISLMTFFASIFGTLFGSCFNCTCCAACVKECYSDAPQCCQCCSCCGQQSNEAESFTTVTADGSLRLEVSSRGPKPEASDQPPKASSGNEPV, encoded by the exons ATGACGTCGAGTCCACAGTACGTTCGCGTATCGCTCATAGGACAGGCAAAATACCTGCGTCAGTTTAAG ATAACCTCCATCATTCACCTAACCAGTGGTATAGCATTGGTGATCCTCGGAATCGCTGCTGCTGCTACCAGAGCCACATGGTCTTTCTATGCAGCACCGATATGGTCCGGCATTCTG tTTTTCATCGTTCCTGGAATCGTTGGCCTGTGTGCCGCACAGCAGAAACAGCATCACTTG ACGGCTGCTTACATAGGATTGTCGGCGACGTGTAGCTTGATCTCAATAGGTCTGTTTGTCTTGTACTGCTGGATCATTACGCTCGAGAGAACGCTCGGACACAGATTTTACTCGTACTGCAATCCCCTTGATTTCCTGGAGTTTGACTGCCCCTCATCTGTA gCTGGTCGAATAGTGATCGAGGTTCTGATAGCACTCATTTCTTTGATGACGTTCTTTGCGTCCATTTTTGGAACGTTGTTCGGAAGTTGCTTCAACTGCACATGTTGCGCCGCCTGTGTCAAGGAGTGTTACAGCGACGCCCCTCAGTGCTGCCAGTGTTGCTCGTGTTGTGGGCAACAATCAAATGAG GCTGAAAGTTTTACTACTGTTACAGCAGATGGTTCTCTTCGACTAGAAG TCTCATCCAGAGGACCCAAACCAGAAGCCTCGGATCAGCCACCCAAGGCTTCCTCTGGCAATGAACCCGTGTGA